Proteins encoded in a region of the Halothiobacillus diazotrophicus genome:
- a CDS encoding ExbD/TolR family protein translates to MQFRQRPREELELNLIPLIDVIFMLLIFFMLTTTFVHDRTLNVTLPVSSQGTEKRAPVKDHVIEIARDGRIAIDGKIYDSDAIRPVLRSIAADQRPVVVWADADVVNQKVISVLDLAREAGITKVGLGTTPVK, encoded by the coding sequence ATGCAATTTCGTCAAAGACCGCGGGAAGAACTGGAACTGAACCTGATTCCGCTGATCGATGTCATTTTCATGTTGTTGATTTTCTTCATGCTGACGACGACGTTCGTTCATGATCGGACACTCAACGTGACGCTTCCCGTCTCCAGTCAGGGCACCGAGAAACGAGCACCGGTCAAAGATCATGTGATCGAGATTGCCCGGGACGGACGTATTGCCATCGATGGCAAGATCTACGACAGCGACGCCATCCGCCCCGTCCTCCGAAGCATTGCAGCCGACCAACGTCCTGTCGTGGTATGGGCCGATGCCGACGTGGTGAATCAGAAGGTCATCAGTGTGCTGGATCTTGCCCGCGAGGCGGGCATCACCAAGGTTGGCCTCGGGACAACTCCGGTCAAGTGA